From the genome of Ovis aries strain OAR_USU_Benz2616 breed Rambouillet chromosome 5, ARS-UI_Ramb_v3.0, whole genome shotgun sequence:
AGGACTTCTTTATGTATGTGTTGTCCCTCTGTAACTTGTCACTTCGTGTCTGTGACTATGTGCTGCCTTTACAACTGGCTATCTCCCTGTGTCTGTCTGTGGTCTGTGACTGTTCTGGCCTGTGTGTGCTGGTCACTTCCTGGCCATTGTGTGCTGCCTGTGTTCTGTCTGCTGTCCATCCACCTTCCTGGTACCCCCCCCACCCGTGTCCACTCTCCAATCCTGGCTCCCTCTGGTGGTCCCATGAGGAATGGCCAGTGCGGATGGACCAAAGGGAAAAGAGTTAAGGGAAGAGGAAGCATTTTAGGCCAACCGTGAGTCCTGAGCTGCTGCACAGAAGGGAAGGCTTGGGTGTAATGGTGGGGTCCACACATGCCCAGCCTGGCAGACCTGGGGGGCGGATCTGGCCTCTCAGCCTGCAGACCTCTTGCCCACCCATCCTGCGGAAGGCTAGAAGGCAAGACGCCTGGGTCTCTCACAGCGGGTGGGGGCAGGAGCCTTCCTCTGGGGACGTCAGCCGTTAAACTTCCTCTCTCAGCCACACAGGAAGCTGAGACGGCTCAGGGCCCAGCCCTGAGAAAGCACGGGCCCCCAGGACCCCTGGGGAAAGGGTCCTGCTGGGCCAGCCCTTCAGGGACCATGGGATCCACAGCCGAGTAAGAGCTGCCCCCTCTCCCATCCTCTGGACCAAGATTCCCAGAtcaggcctgggctggggctgaGGGGAGCAAGGCTGGGGCAGGCCAGGGAGGGACCGTGAGGCACAGGGGCAGGTGGCTGGAATCAGAGCAGGACTCAGCTGGCCTACAGTATGGACTCTGCTCTCAGGCACACTCAGGCCACTCTGGGACTTTCcccagtctctctctccctttccctctctatGATTAAGTTTGTTGCTCTGAGCGTGTGCCTTTTGATACATCTCAGTGATGGGGAGTCTGGCTTCCGGGGTCagcagtgggggaagggggactctgtgtgtccatgtgtgtgtgatTGATTGTGTGGGATTTATGTCAGTGTGAGGATGAAGCTCAGCGTGAGGAGGTCCCCATGTCTGGGGCAGTGTGTCTGCACTCCCTCTCcatcctttctctctgtctctctctctctgagcccaGTCCCCGAAGCCTCTGCACAGTGGGTGGAGGGAGACGGCCAGGGGAGGAAGGCAGAGATTACAGCCTTTCCAGGAGGATCAGGGCACACTGCCCTCTTTCCTTGGATAGGAAACCTGGGGTCAGTCGCCAGGGCCCAATGAAGTCTTGGGGCAGGGCCTCGCACATATACCCAGTGACCCGACTGGCTATCCAAGAAAAGGGGGGTGTACTAGCTCGGCTACACACAcagtcttacctggagagtctGATTTTTTCAGTCAGACACTGTATAGAAtcgtgaacacacacacatacacacacacacacataatcacacacgtgtgcagacacacacagaagcaaGTCCCTGGACCCAATAAACCCTTTTCTGTCCCACAGAGGGGATCCCCCTGCCCTGTTCGACTGGTTCTTCGAAGCAGCCTACCCTGCCTCCCTGCAGGAAGGTGAGTCAGGGGCCAtcgctggggggggggggggggggggggggggggaggagatGAGGGTGGGCCTGGGACCCTGAACTTAGTGGCTCATTTTCCGTGCAGATCCCCCCATCCTGCGGCAGTTCCCCCCAGACTTCCAGGACCAGGTATGCAGGCTGGCTCCTTTCTTCCCCCGGGGCCAGGGCCTgttcccctgggggaggggaccCAATGTCTCGGACCACGGACCACCCCCGGGAGCTCTGTGGGGGGGCCCAACCTGAGTGGCCAAGCAGTGTATGCTTCTCTCCATCCCCAGGAGTCTATGCAGATGGTGCCTAAATTCTGCTTCCCTTTTGATGTGGAAAGGTATGGAAGGAAGCAGACACCCGAGGACGCAGGGATCCAGACCTCTCATGGACCCTCAGTACTCAAACACCCAGAGACTCAGACAGCGGAGCTCCTATGCCCAGGGATCTGAGATTCAGGGGCCTAGGGACTCAGACACCCAGGGAATCTGACAAATAGTGACCTATACACAAAGGGACTCATTTACCCAGGGACTCAGGGTTCCAAAGGCCCAGGGATTCAGGGGCCCAGGGACCCAGGGACTCAGGGAACCATGGGCTCAGAGATTCAGGGACCCAGGAGCTCAGGGACCCAGGGCCTTAGGGATCTAAGGACTGAGGGGCTCCAGGGACTGAGGGACCCAGGGGCTCAGGGACCCAGAGGCTTGGAGATTCAGAGGCTTTGGGATCCAGGGACTCAGAGAACCAGGAACTTGAGGGATCCAGGGACTCAGAGAATCAGGGACAGAGGGACCCAGGGACTCAGAGAACCAGGGGCCCTTCAACTAGGGACCTATGTGCCCAGGGCCCCAGACTGATGGACACAGTATGAGGAGCACTGACGGGCGTGGAGGGGAGAGGCGTTCACACGGGTGGGATGCCCAGGTCTCTGAGAGCCTTTCCTGCCCCCAGGGAGCCCCCCAGCACCGCCGTACAGCATTTCACTTTCGCGCTCACGGATCTGACCGGCACCCGCAGGTTTGGTTTCTGCCGCCTGCGGGCTGGTGCTCTCAGCTGTCTCTGCATCCTCAGGTGTGGGAGAcggggtctggggtgggggttggggccTCTGCCCAGGGGCACTCCATGGAAACTGTGTCCACTCTCCGCAGCCACCTGCCTTGGTTTGAGGTATTCTACAAGCTGCTGAACACAGTGGGGGACCTCCTGGCTCAAGACCAAGTGAGACCAACCCTCCCTGTCATTTCTGCAGGAGTCCCAGCcgcgccccaccccccaccacccaagCCCTCAGCCTCCCAGGCCTGACCTGGGCCCCTTGACTCCTCCCAGACCACCCAGCCTGAGTCAAGACCCTCAGAGTCCCCAACCCACGTCGTGGCTCAGATATCCAACCCCCACCCAGGTCTCAGAGGTGGACGAACTTCTTCTAAATCTGCTGCAGCAGCCCCTTCCTGGGACCCAGGCTTCAGTAGGTCTGGACCTGGTGAGTACTCCTCACCCCTGGGCGGTGGCGGACCACCGGTGGCAGGAGAGGCTGCACCCAGGCCCTGAGGAGTACGCCGTACATCTCTCCCCCAGGGCAGTGGAGTGAGGATTGCCAGTGCACAAGGCCTGcagtcccctgtccctgggaagaACACGTCGGTGAGCAGAGATGGGGAACCCTGGAAGGTTGGGATCCACGTGACGACAATCCACTGACTGATCggtcctctccctccccccatccccccaaTCCCCCGCCAGCTTTCCTGCTTCGTGGCTCCCGACTCTGGCCGCCTGCCATCCATTCCTGAGAACGTGAGTGGAGACCCCGGGAGGGAGGTCTGGGGGAGGGTAGAGGTCCAGAAACCAGGAGGGGGCTGTGAGATCCTATGGTCCCTTGTGTCCAGCGTCTCTCTCTGTTCTTCAGAGGAACCTAACGGAGCTGGTGGTGGCGGTGACCGACGAGAACATCCTGGGACTGTTCGCCGCCCTCCTGGCAGAGCGAAGGGTGCTGCTCACGTCCAGCAAACTGAGCACAGTGAGGCGGGGGTCGCAGGGCCAGGGAGGGACAGAGGCTTCGCTTAGCCTCTAGAGGCGGGACAACCGGGGCGGATTCCTAGCTCTAACCCCACTAGGAGAGACCAGAGGACAAAGTCCTGGCTCTGCGCCTTTGAAGGTCATGGTTGCGTTGAACCCTGGTTCCACCTTCTTGGGGGAAATCCGAGGGGGATGCTGTGTAGTCTGGCTTTGGTGCGCTGAGTCCAGGCTCCACCCACTACGGGCCGGAACAAGACTAGCTCCACCCCACGAAGGGtgagcgctgctgctgctgctaagtcgcttcagtcgtgtctgactctgtgcgaacccagagacggcagcccaccaggctcccccgtccctgggattctccaggcaagaacactggagtgggttgccatttccctctccaatgcatgaaagtgaaaagggaaagtgaagtcgctcagtcgtgtccgactcctagtgaccccacggactgcagcctaccaggctcctcttcccatgggatttgccaggcatcCGCCCCTACCACCAGGAGGAAAGACGGGGGAAATGGAGGCTGCATGCTGGCCCCACCCCTAGGGGCGGGACTAGGAAGGGACTGAATTCGAGCTCCACTTCTTTAGGGGTGAGGTCAATGGGGCTGAACCTTTGCTCCACCCCTAGAGGTGGGACCAGGGAGGGACTGAATTCTAGCTCCACCTCTTTAGGGGTGGGGTCAATGAGGCTAACCGTTGCTCCACCTCTAGAGGCGGGACCAGGTCCGGCTCAATCCTAGTTCTGCCTCTTTCCGGATGGGGTTGGTGGGCTGGGTCGCTGTCCTACCTCTAAAGAGAGTGATCCGGAGAGTTGAATATTGGCTTCTCCCCCTAGAGAGGAAGAGACTAGCACGTGCCGAGTCCTGGCACCACCAGCCCCCAGCAGTGTAATTTGCAGAATTATTGGCCTTCACGTGAAAGTGTTTGAGTTTTCACTTCTTACCCAGTATTCGCTGAggaagggggtggagggggacagGAGACGGAGGACATGAGAAATGAAGTCGGGGGAGCCACCGTCCCAGAGAGGAATCCTTGAAGCTGGGAGTCCAGGCTCTGACTCCAAGGTCCCCTCCACCCGTCCCCAGCTGACCTCCTGTGTCCACGCGTCCTGTGCTCTCCTGTATCCCATGCGCTGGGAGCACGTGCTGATCCCCACGCTGCCGCCGCATTTACTGGACTACTGCtggtgaggggcggggcctggggagggagggcttTGGGAAGAAGCCTGGGGTCCTGGGGACCCGGGGGCGGCGCCTGCATGACCGGGCCCCCTCGGTCGTCCGCAGCGCGCCTATGCCCTACCTCATCGGAGTGCACGCCAGTCTCGCTGAGGTAAGCGGGTGCTGGCCTGGATGGCACGGGCGGGCGGAGTGTGTACCCTCCCCCGCCCGAGATACTCGGGCCCTTAGCGGCCACCCCCTCCGACTCCCCAATGCAGAGAGTGCGGGAGAAAGCCCTGGAGGATGTCGTGATGATGAACGTGGACTCCAATACCTTGGAGACACCGTTCGACGACGTGCAGGCGCTGCCCCCAGACGTGGTCAGTGTCGCCCgctccccagcctcctgccttATCCGGTAGGCGAGGCTCAGCGCCGGCCCGCTCAGCGCTGCCCGCTTGTCCCCCAGGTGTCTCTACTGAGGCTGCGGCTAAGGAAGGTCGCGCTGGCCCCTGGGGAAGGGGTGTCCCGTCTCTTCCTCAAAGCTCAGGCCCTGCTCTTCGGAGGGTACCGCGATGCGCTCGTCTGCAGCCCGGTAAGTAGCAGGAACGAGAAGGGAGCAGCCCCGTGGGTGCCTGCAGGATTCGGAATAATAATACCCAGTTTGTAATGGAGTGCTTGCTTTGAGCTTCCGtttgcgtgctaagtcgcttcagtcgtgtccgactctttgcaaccccatggacaatagccctccaggctcctctgtccatgggattctccaggcaagaatactggagtgggttgccatttccttctctagtgcttCTGTTTGCTCGTCTGTAAAATCGGACCACAACAGTACCCACCCAAAAAGGTCATATGTGTCTGAAATGCTCggacagtgcttggcacattgcAATAGATAAACGCTAGGTTTACAGTTGCTGTTATTATCTCAATGCTCATAACAATACAATGAGAGGGATACTATTATGGTCCCAGTTTACATATGAAAAAACCAAGACTTGGAGAAAACCCACAGCAGGTGGGTGTTGAAGCCAGGGCTTTGATCTGCTGACTTTCAACCCTgacaccctccccacccctacccccagttTCTCACAACTGTTCTATAAAAAGGTTGTCGGAGAATTCGATCATTTGAGAATCTGATGCTCTAGTCAGCTCTGCTGGAAACTgtccatttctcctcctcctctgtctccgcTCCATTCTGGCCTCCCTTGTTTGTTTGTTGCCTGAATCAGCGCTCTCATCCCCTCTCCGGGTTCTCACCCCCGCGCTCCATAGTCTGACCTCCTCGCAACCGCCAGAGGTCACTTAGGAGTATGAGTCAGGTCCCATCTGCCACCCCGCTCCGGGTAAAAGCCCAGGTCCTCCCTGCTGCCCATGAAGTCCTGCTGGAGTTCAAGCACACAGAGGCACTCCATCAATGTTCGCTACACAGATGGACAGTAGAATAAGGAAGGCAGAATAAGGGATCCAAGAGAGCCGCGAGGAGCTTAGAATTCGAGTCCTTCTTCCAGGGCCAGCCTGTCACCTTCAGTGAAGAAGCCTTCTTGGCCCAGAAACCCGGGGCGCCGCTGCAGGCCTTCCACCGGCGGGCTGTGCACCTGCAGCTGTTCAAACAGGTGGGCCAGAGCCTTGGGGGCGGGGCTGAGGCCGAAGGGGCGGGGTTGGGGCGCTGATGCGCGCACACCAGAGGGCGGAGCCGGGGCTGGAGGGATGGACGCCTGGGTTCACTGGGCGGGGCGAGAGTTGGCCCTGCCGGATCCCCCACTCCAGGGTCTCCGGGGTGGGAGAGACATGAATCCTTGGGTCTCTGAAAATGGAAGCCCCTGACCTGAGTTCCTAGGGATAAGCTTTACTTCTAGGTCCCTGAGGAGATTGGGCTGGAACCAAATTATTGAGTCCTAACGCGGGGGCCTCCTGGATCGAGGATGGAGGTTCATGTCAGACTCCCTTtgcggggaggggaggcaggccgGCCTTTTggaccccagggatggggggagggggagggggaaccGGACTTTTGGGTTCTGGGAAGAAAGTTGGATGAACTTCAGTGTCCTTCAGGGTGAACTGGCTTCTAGGGTCCCTGGAGGTGGAGTCGACCTCTTCCCAGGGTCATTGAGAGGAGGCAGGCATGTGTGGAGTGGCAGTCTTACTTCTCCGACCCTGTGAGCGAGAGTCTGGTCCCTGAAGACAGATCCTGACTTGGGGTGGAGAGGGGCGGACCTCTGACTTGCTGAGCTGGGCTCCAGACTCCTGGGGCCTCATGTTGGGGAAGGGTGGGGCCAAGGATGTCTTCATGTCTTGTTGGGAGTAGATCCCTAGACCTCGCATTCTAATGTTTGGGGCACCCTGATTTCCTGTTTCTCCCACACGCCCAGTTCATCGAAGGCCGACTGGAGAAGCTAAACACGGGTGAAGGCTTCTCAGACCTCTTTGAGCAGGAGCTCACTTGTAGTGGGGCCTCCTCAGGTAAGCTCTGCACCTGGCCTCAGAGGCCCCACCTCACCAGCACCCCCACCCAAGCCCACCCACCCTGAAGATGCTATGCTCTCTGCTCTCTTCTCTGCAGGGACACTCCGATCCTACCAGCTTTGGGCAGACAACCTGAAGGTAGTAATACCACTTTTAGTGTTTATCACAGGATTAAATTAAACCCATAGCCATCCTCACTATTCCCATGTATAGAAAGaggtgaaaaaaaatcaagactcagggagagggactttcctggcagtccagcagttaggactctgcgcttccaatgcagagggcaggggagtttgatccctggtcagagaactaaaatcccacataccacacacacacacacacacacacaaaaaacacacaacaaacagaaaacctcTATGCCTATGGTGATGGTTATGCAACTACTGGAAACCTACCAAAAGTCATTGAGTTGTGCAAGTAAGGCAAGTGACttgtatggtatgtaaattataactcagttttttaatttaataaaaaagaaaattcagagaggGAGAAGGGTTTTTCCAGCAACACACAACCCAGGTGGGCAGGTGGGGTCTGGGATATGCCTATGCCTCTCTGCCTTGGCTTTCTCTCCACAGAAAGGTGGTGGTGCCCTTCTGCACTCCGTCAAGGCCAAGACCCAACCAGCTGTCAGGAACATGTACCGCTCGGTGAGGCTGGGGTGGACAGACCAGTTACCAGGGTGACCAAGCCAGAGGATGTTTTAACCTTCTGTTTAGAGGACAGTTTATCAAACTGAACCAGCAGTTAAACCAGTTGCAATGTTTCCTCCTTTTATTTTCCACTGACTGTGTTCTTTCCCGTTTGTCAGATCACgtctttcctatttaaaaatgaTCACCAGGATTCTTTGGCAAACGTCTCGGGGTATTCCTTCTGAGACACTAACATTCCTGCTTGCACgcttagtgttttgtttttctcccaaaTCCAAAAGTTTCCTGGGACCGGCTCCCGCAGCTCGGAACCGTCTGTtggatttttattctttgctcTGCTTTTGAACACTGATTTTTTACAGCGTTCCAGCTTTGCCACTCCCTGTTTCATTTGGGGGTTATCTCCTCGAGGAATATTCCTTTTATATTAGTCAAAGAGGCGTGTTTGTATTGACTCCTTAGCTGGTACAGGGGGATTCTGAATGGATTTTGAGTCACCCGTGAGCAGATGGCAAGATGAATCTGTCCTCCGGGGTGGAGGGCCTGGTTCTCAAATACCCATGTCAAATCACTCTTTCGGTTCCTCCATAGGCAAAGAGCGGCTTGAAGGGTGTGCAGAGTCTTCTTATGTACAAGGTAAAGTCAGTGGCCAATGCCAGGGGACAATGGGGGGAAGCAGTTCCTGGCTTACCCACCCTCTTCCTAGGAAGGGGACTCTGGCCTGCAGAGGGGGGGCTCCTTGAGGGCCCCTTCCCTCACCAGCCGCTCAGATCGTCTGCAGCAGCGCCTGCCTATCACCCAGCACTTTGGACAGGTAAGCCCCCTCCCACTTAGTGCCAATGCACATACCTGGAATTATCACCAagtccttctctccttctctgcctccaaTCAGACATCTCAACTACCCCCAAATGGGATGCCCACACCATCCCCCATTCACAGAGCCCCCTGATTCTGTAGCTCCTGaggccctgcccccaggccccaAATGTGTCCTTTGCAGAACCGGCCCCTTCGCCCTAGGAGTCGCCccagcagg
Proteins encoded in this window:
- the DENND1C gene encoding DENN domain-containing protein 1C isoform X1 → MVGSTHAQPGRPGGRIWPLSLQTSCPPILRKARRGDPPALFDWFFEAAYPASLQEDPPILRQFPPDFQDQESMQMVPKFCFPFDVEREPPSTAVQHFTFALTDLTGTRRFGFCRLRAGALSCLCILSHLPWFEVFYKLLNTVGDLLAQDQVSEVDELLLNLLQQPLPGTQASVGLDLGSGVRIASAQGLQSPVPGKNTSLSCFVAPDSGRLPSIPENRNLTELVVAVTDENILGLFAALLAERRVLLTSSKLSTLTSCVHASCALLYPMRWEHVLIPTLPPHLLDYCCAPMPYLIGVHASLAERVREKALEDVVMMNVDSNTLETPFDDVQALPPDVVSLLRLRLRKVALAPGEGVSRLFLKAQALLFGGYRDALVCSPGQPVTFSEEAFLAQKPGAPLQAFHRRAVHLQLFKQFIEGRLEKLNTGEGFSDLFEQELTCSGASSGTLRSYQLWADNLKKGGGALLHSVKAKTQPAVRNMYRSAKSGLKGVQSLLMYKEGDSGLQRGGSLRAPSLTSRSDRLQQRLPITQHFGQNRPLRPRSRPSRRLRLEEKPSESLEERTPSRSPENAQDPWAEEALDGSFLGSGEELDLLSEILDSLSTRATRTGSLRPSQSLDCCHREDLDSCLSLPDIHGRSSWQADDDKPPEPQPLSLLPLHTPQPSDATSSGKHPTCQLPSEASPEIESPSQSLTASAGPSSKGDPGSSPTEPQPLCFSPPHEATEDPTAQEEPCSQLLAAPSQPSPPESPRPEPNLGVTWTSQALDSFSDLGSSENPGALPSEGLPAVHLQPLEEPEAPRSSASPASNWQEPQARSGPRVAELKKCFEG
- the DENND1C gene encoding DENN domain-containing protein 1C isoform X2; this encodes MPSLADLGGGSGLSACRPLAHPSCGRLEEGIPLPCSTGSSKQPTLPPCRKIPPSCGSSPQTSRTREPPSTAVQHFTFALTDLTGTRRFGFCRLRAGALSCLCILSHLPWFEVFYKLLNTVGDLLAQDQVSEVDELLLNLLQQPLPGTQASVGLDLGSGVRIASAQGLQSPVPGKNTSLSCFVAPDSGRLPSIPENRNLTELVVAVTDENILGLFAALLAERRVLLTSSKLSTLTSCVHASCALLYPMRWEHVLIPTLPPHLLDYCCAPMPYLIGVHASLAERVREKALEDVVMMNVDSNTLETPFDDVQALPPDVVSLLRLRLRKVALAPGEGVSRLFLKAQALLFGGYRDALVCSPGQPVTFSEEAFLAQKPGAPLQAFHRRAVHLQLFKQFIEGRLEKLNTGEGFSDLFEQELTCSGASSGTLRSYQLWADNLKKGGGALLHSVKAKTQPAVRNMYRSAKSGLKGVQSLLMYKEGDSGLQRGGSLRAPSLTSRSDRLQQRLPITQHFGQNRPLRPRSRPSRRLRLEEKPSESLEERTPSRSPENAQDPWAEEALDGSFLGSGEELDLLSEILDSLSTRATRTGSLRPSQSLDCCHREDLDSCLSLPDIHGRSSWQADDDKPPEPQPLSLLPLHTPQPSDATSSGKHPTCQLPSEASPEIESPSQSLTASAGPSSKGDPGSSPTEPQPLCFSPPHEATEDPTAQEEPCSQLLAAPSQPSPPESPRPEPNLGVTWTSQALDSFSDLGSSENPGALPSEGLPAVHLQPLEEPEAPRSSASPASNWQEPQARSGPRVAELKKCFEG
- the DENND1C gene encoding DENN domain-containing protein 1C isoform X3: MGSTAEGDPPALFDWFFEAAYPASLQEDPPILRQFPPDFQDQESMQMVPKFCFPFDVEREPPSTAVQHFTFALTDLTGTRRFGFCRLRAGALSCLCILSHLPWFEVFYKLLNTVGDLLAQDQVSEVDELLLNLLQQPLPGTQASVGLDLGSGVRIASAQGLQSPVPGKNTSLSCFVAPDSGRLPSIPENRNLTELVVAVTDENILGLFAALLAERRVLLTSSKLSTLTSCVHASCALLYPMRWEHVLIPTLPPHLLDYCCAPMPYLIGVHASLAERVREKALEDVVMMNVDSNTLETPFDDVQALPPDVVSLLRLRLRKVALAPGEGVSRLFLKAQALLFGGYRDALVCSPGQPVTFSEEAFLAQKPGAPLQAFHRRAVHLQLFKQFIEGRLEKLNTGEGFSDLFEQELTCSGASSGTLRSYQLWADNLKKGGGALLHSVKAKTQPAVRNMYRSAKSGLKGVQSLLMYKEGDSGLQRGGSLRAPSLTSRSDRLQQRLPITQHFGQNRPLRPRSRPSRRLRLEEKPSESLEERTPSRSPENAQDPWAEEALDGSFLGSGEELDLLSEILDSLSTRATRTGSLRPSQSLDCCHREDLDSCLSLPDIHGRSSWQADDDKPPEPQPLSLLPLHTPQPSDATSSGKHPTCQLPSEASPEIESPSQSLTASAGPSSKGDPGSSPTEPQPLCFSPPHEATEDPTAQEEPCSQLLAAPSQPSPPESPRPEPNLGVTWTSQALDSFSDLGSSENPGALPSEGLPAVHLQPLEEPEAPRSSASPASNWQEPQARSGPRVAELKKCFEG